A single window of Paenibacillus sp. SYP-B4298 DNA harbors:
- a CDS encoding metal ABC transporter ATP-binding protein, which produces MNRMALEITGLSAAYQKKPVLSNATFGVEEGQLVGIVGPNGAGKSTLIKAALGLIPSLSGEVQVYGKPYKQQRRLVGYVPQRESVDWDFPTHALDVVMMGTYGRLGWFRRPGIREKQLAMECLAKVGMADYAERQISQLSGGQQQRVFLARALAQDAQLYFMDEPFVGVDAATEKAIIELLQELKRQGKTVIVVHHDLSTVEEYFDSLLLLNIEVQAFGRTEEVFTRDNLQQTYGGKLAFLERERMSG; this is translated from the coding sequence ATGAACAGGATGGCACTGGAGATTACAGGACTGAGTGCAGCCTATCAAAAGAAGCCGGTGCTGAGCAATGCCACCTTTGGCGTGGAGGAAGGGCAGTTGGTTGGCATTGTCGGGCCGAATGGAGCGGGCAAGTCCACCTTGATCAAGGCGGCGCTTGGCCTGATCCCCAGCCTCTCAGGAGAGGTGCAAGTATATGGCAAGCCGTATAAGCAGCAGCGCAGGCTTGTCGGCTATGTGCCGCAGCGGGAGTCGGTGGATTGGGATTTTCCGACCCATGCGCTGGATGTGGTGATGATGGGAACGTATGGACGATTAGGCTGGTTCCGCCGTCCGGGAATCAGGGAGAAGCAGTTGGCGATGGAGTGCCTGGCGAAGGTCGGAATGGCCGACTATGCTGAGCGCCAGATCAGCCAACTGTCCGGTGGACAGCAGCAGCGGGTGTTTCTGGCGAGGGCGCTCGCACAGGATGCCCAGCTCTATTTCATGGATGAGCCGTTCGTTGGTGTGGACGCAGCGACAGAGAAGGCGATTATCGAGCTCCTGCAGGAGCTGAAGCGACAGGGCAAGACTGTCATCGTCGTCCACCATGACTTGTCCACAGTGGAGGAGTATTTTGACTCGCTGCTGCTGTTGAATATCGAGGTACAAGCCTTCGGGCGAACAGAGGAAGTGTTTACACGGGACAACCTGCAGCAGACCTATGGCGGCAAGCTGGCATTTTTGGAGAGGGAGAGGATGAGCGGATGA
- a CDS encoding metal ABC transporter permease encodes MIQHIVAVVADPNTQWILAGCMLLGLCSGVVGCFSYLRKQSLMGDTLAHAALPGICIAFMLTGTKSLLLFLIGAGISGVVATFGIGWITRYSRLKSDAAMGIVLSSFFGLGIVLLTQIQHSSYGNQSGLDKFLFGQAASMIGADVYTMMIVCALLLMVCTLLFKELKLFAFDAGFARGLGYPTALLDQLLMLFIVIAVVVGIQAVGVVLVAALLITPAVSARYWTDRLGVMVVLAGLFGALSGALGTLFSSMVQNLPTGPLSVLSATALFGVSVLCGPRRGVLTQAIRTARLRRSEQARLRQLSAGTMRKEAAS; translated from the coding sequence ATGATCCAGCATATCGTTGCTGTCGTTGCCGATCCCAATACGCAATGGATCTTGGCGGGCTGCATGCTGCTGGGATTATGCAGTGGGGTTGTAGGCTGCTTCTCTTATCTGCGCAAGCAGAGCCTGATGGGCGATACACTGGCACATGCAGCTCTGCCGGGCATCTGCATCGCCTTTATGCTGACCGGGACGAAGTCACTGCTGCTGTTTCTGATAGGTGCGGGTATCTCGGGGGTCGTCGCAACCTTCGGCATCGGCTGGATTACCCGTTATTCCCGCCTCAAATCGGACGCGGCGATGGGGATCGTGCTGTCCTCCTTCTTCGGGCTGGGCATCGTGCTCCTCACCCAGATTCAGCATAGCAGCTATGGCAACCAGAGCGGACTGGATAAGTTTCTGTTCGGTCAGGCGGCGTCCATGATCGGCGCAGATGTTTATACGATGATGATCGTCTGCGCATTATTGCTTATGGTCTGTACCCTGCTGTTCAAGGAGCTGAAGCTATTCGCCTTCGATGCAGGATTTGCCCGCGGTCTGGGGTACCCGACGGCATTGCTGGATCAACTGCTAATGCTCTTCATCGTCATTGCCGTCGTCGTCGGCATTCAGGCGGTTGGTGTCGTGCTGGTGGCTGCGCTGCTGATTACGCCCGCTGTATCTGCCCGCTACTGGACGGATCGACTCGGTGTAATGGTTGTGTTGGCGGGGCTGTTCGGGGCATTAAGCGGAGCGCTCGGCACATTGTTCAGCTCTATGGTACAGAATCTGCCCACCGGACCGCTCAGCGTGCTATCTGCCACGGCGTTATTTGGTGTATCGGTGCTGTGCGGACCCCGCCGGGGCGTACTGACGCAGGCCATCCGAACTGCCCGTTTGCGACGCAGTGAACAGGCCAGACTGCGTCAACTCTCTGCTGGCACGATGAGGAAGGAGGCGGCATCATGA
- a CDS encoding SCO family protein: protein MEFMKRHAFKIAVLALCALMGIYLLSTMNLGGEPLKKMGPAPAYEMQDVEGNTVSLESTNGKVRLYYFYFSYCPDVCPPTTAQLAKVQEAMKKDGGFGDQFLIQQITIDPNRDTPERIKDYASKFEADFAGWKFLRGEEAATHALAKEYGVTVIKADEQTFSHTNYFILVDQQGEVRRYIKADEETDMDQVVKDIKRLIKEQE from the coding sequence ATGGAATTTATGAAAAGGCATGCATTCAAAATCGCGGTACTTGCGCTGTGCGCGCTGATGGGCATCTATCTGCTGTCCACAATGAATCTTGGGGGCGAGCCGCTGAAGAAGATGGGGCCTGCGCCTGCTTATGAGATGCAGGATGTGGAGGGCAATACCGTCTCGCTGGAGAGCACGAATGGCAAGGTAAGGCTGTACTATTTCTATTTCTCTTATTGCCCGGATGTATGTCCGCCAACGACCGCGCAATTGGCCAAGGTGCAGGAGGCGATGAAGAAGGATGGCGGATTTGGCGATCAATTTCTGATTCAGCAGATAACAATTGACCCTAATCGCGATACGCCGGAGCGAATCAAGGACTATGCATCCAAATTCGAGGCGGATTTTGCCGGCTGGAAGTTTCTGCGTGGGGAAGAAGCTGCCACACATGCGCTAGCCAAGGAGTATGGCGTGACGGTAATTAAGGCCGATGAGCAAACCTTCTCTCATACGAACTACTTCATTCTGGTCGATCAGCAAGGTGAGGTTCGACGGTATATCAAGGCCGATGAAGAGACCGATATGGATCAGGTGGTGAAGGATATCAAGCGGCTCATCAAGGAACAGGAATAG
- a CDS encoding transglutaminase domain-containing protein, with protein sequence MREWLEAVLVLEPVSIVIIVIVALSLIQGMSRGAAGSARHLFYFIMDIAAMGISLLLASRAAALFSAPVQSWLQQRNIELPQGEPGALSQLWYTFVTGMRDFAMLRYGVLLLVSYLILRAVLNPLIPWLAALLFRLSPADAPKRGGERSRMVSRFSGALLGALHGAGRGLVLMAVLFIYVSLLPQGPLSSEIRSSSLYQHTSSGLLEHAAGQVLAEQGPVFTKAVESEFKRILQRKYEIVDHAVPEEIETAAVHLTSKLDSDEEKARALYEWLGSRIEYDWDKANNYEERGIWKEQTPEETFRTRKGVCIDVARLYAMMARSSGLEVRVVTGLGADGRGGWGPHAWNEVQLAEGWVPLDATWYGAGDWFNPPDFDQTHIQEV encoded by the coding sequence ATGAGGGAGTGGTTGGAGGCGGTGCTGGTGCTGGAGCCGGTCTCGATCGTGATCATAGTGATCGTGGCCTTGTCCTTGATTCAGGGGATGAGCCGGGGGGCGGCAGGCTCCGCGAGGCATCTGTTCTATTTCATTATGGATATTGCAGCTATGGGCATATCCCTGCTGCTGGCAAGCCGCGCCGCTGCCTTATTCTCGGCGCCTGTGCAGAGCTGGCTGCAGCAGCGTAATATTGAGCTCCCGCAGGGGGAGCCCGGCGCTCTGTCTCAACTGTGGTATACCTTCGTGACCGGCATGAGGGATTTCGCCATGCTGCGGTACGGCGTGCTGCTCCTGGTCAGCTACTTGATACTGCGAGCGGTATTGAATCCGCTGATCCCGTGGCTGGCGGCGCTGCTGTTTCGCCTGTCGCCTGCCGATGCGCCGAAGCGAGGGGGTGAGCGGAGCCGTATGGTGAGCCGCTTCTCGGGTGCGCTGCTGGGCGCGCTGCACGGCGCTGGCAGAGGGCTGGTGCTGATGGCGGTGCTGTTCATCTATGTGTCGCTGCTGCCCCAGGGGCCGCTATCCAGCGAGATTCGCAGCTCGTCGCTATATCAGCATACGTCCAGCGGGCTGCTGGAGCATGCGGCCGGCCAAGTGCTGGCAGAGCAAGGGCCGGTGTTTACCAAAGCGGTCGAGAGCGAGTTCAAGCGCATCCTGCAGCGCAAATATGAAATTGTCGACCATGCGGTGCCCGAGGAGATCGAGACAGCCGCTGTACATTTGACGTCGAAGCTTGACTCGGATGAGGAGAAGGCGCGTGCATTGTACGAATGGCTAGGCTCTCGCATCGAATATGACTGGGACAAGGCTAATAATTATGAGGAGCGGGGCATCTGGAAGGAGCAGACGCCGGAGGAGACGTTCCGTACCCGCAAGGGCGTATGCATCGATGTGGCGCGGCTCTATGCGATGATGGCTCGCAGCTCGGGGCTTGAGGTGCGAGTGGTGACCGGGCTGGGTGCGGATGGAAGAGGCGGCTGGGGGCCCCATGCGTGGAATGAGGTGCAGCTTGCAGAGGGCTGGGTTCCACTGGATGCCACGTGGTATGGAGCTGGCGATTGGTTCAATCCGCCGGACTTCGACCAGACGCATATTCAGGAGGTATAG
- the gerQ gene encoding spore coat protein GerQ yields the protein MSNGYAVKGTQGAYMAPAGYPTYQGGYGHGYYMPMQANTMNAAAMPMQANTMNAAAMPIQANSMNTAAMPMQSSPMMGTQAPPLVPSGAVVTQGGSTIVTVPPAEESYVENILRLNRGKMATVYMTYENNREWNAKIFKGIILAAGRDHIILRDPVTDMRYLLLTLNLNYITFDEPINYQYPFQGGTITNDTPMNS from the coding sequence ATGTCTAATGGTTACGCTGTAAAAGGAACACAAGGCGCCTACATGGCGCCAGCAGGTTATCCCACCTATCAGGGAGGCTATGGCCACGGCTACTATATGCCGATGCAGGCTAACACCATGAATGCAGCGGCGATGCCCATGCAGGCCAACACCATGAATGCGGCGGCGATGCCGATCCAGGCCAACTCCATGAATACGGCGGCGATGCCCATGCAGAGTTCTCCGATGATGGGCACACAGGCGCCGCCACTCGTTCCCAGCGGGGCAGTGGTCACGCAGGGCGGCTCCACGATCGTTACCGTTCCTCCTGCCGAGGAGTCGTATGTGGAGAATATACTGCGCCTTAACCGCGGCAAGATGGCCACCGTCTACATGACGTATGAGAACAACCGCGAATGGAATGCCAAAATTTTCAAAGGCATCATCTTGGCTGCCGGTCGCGATCACATTATTTTACGCGACCCTGTAACGGATATGCGCTATCTGCTGCTTACCCTCAACCTGAACTATATTACCTTCGACGAGCCGATCAATTACCAATACCCGTTCCAGGGCGGCACCATTACGAATGATACACCGATGAACAGCTAG
- a CDS encoding toprim domain-containing protein: MDIAIIVEGKNDRSRLRRVLLEDVPVYCTYGTPGTKQIALLQKQVGSKDVYLFMDNDASGKRIRYLLRDTFPDAVHIYTRRGYPGVESTPEAYLIEQLEKAGLEAYIVYPPAEPSLQWSKEDQI, translated from the coding sequence TTGGATATAGCCATCATCGTCGAGGGGAAGAATGATCGCAGCCGTCTGCGCCGGGTGCTGCTGGAGGATGTGCCCGTCTACTGCACCTACGGCACGCCGGGAACGAAGCAGATTGCCCTGCTGCAGAAGCAGGTAGGCAGCAAGGACGTTTACTTGTTCATGGATAATGACGCCTCCGGCAAACGAATTCGCTATCTGCTGCGCGACACGTTCCCCGATGCCGTTCACATCTATACCCGCCGCGGATACCCCGGCGTAGAATCAACGCCGGAGGCTTATCTGATCGAGCAACTGGAGAAGGCTGGCCTGGAGGCGTATATTGTCTATCCGCCAGCGGAGCCCTCCCTGCAATGGAGCAAGGAGGATCAGATCTGA
- a CDS encoding cell wall hydrolase codes for MAVIQANSEQVKMLARLMRAEAEGEGELGMLMVGNVGVNRVRGNCIDFRNIRSIPDMVFQNPGGFEATQKGYFYQPARDVDIRLAQRVINGERQHPASNALWFFRPAGDCPDQWYDQSNTGRYKAHCFFAPTYEDCPNVY; via the coding sequence ATGGCAGTCATACAGGCCAATTCCGAGCAAGTCAAGATGCTCGCCCGCCTGATGCGTGCAGAGGCCGAAGGCGAAGGTGAGCTAGGCATGCTGATGGTCGGCAATGTCGGCGTCAATCGGGTAAGAGGCAACTGCATCGACTTCAGGAATATACGCAGTATTCCCGATATGGTCTTCCAGAATCCGGGGGGCTTCGAGGCTACGCAAAAAGGATACTTCTATCAGCCTGCTCGCGATGTTGATATTCGTCTCGCCCAGCGAGTCATTAACGGCGAACGGCAGCATCCGGCCTCCAACGCGCTGTGGTTCTTCCGGCCCGCAGGAGATTGCCCCGACCAATGGTATGACCAGAGCAATACAGGTCGCTACAAAGCCCACTGTTTTTTTGCTCCAACCTATGAGGATTGCCCGAATGTATATTAG
- a CDS encoding metal-dependent hydrolase has translation MDSGTHLVMGLGLGGLATIDPVVSSDPTLFAAVMAGTILGSQAPDADSLLRLKGNAAYIKNHRGASHSLPAIAIWTALITFGLQAIYRGSLPWLHLMAWVLLAVVVHVVTDLFNAYGTQAMRPFSEKWIAWNIIHLFDPVIFTSHVIALLLWAIGQKPQIVFPILYGGLIVYFVWRTLTQRKLMMALPQLDPSYKQGEMYLLVPTISLQRWQLIKTMTDGSYAIGEWNGRKVAWLDVARCSDHPAVAHSRSDSSVQAFLYLTSFACAEVKEFSWGYEVRWADVRYRHRKQYPFMATLMMDKDYKTLASYVGWLSDERLQKRLRMNTY, from the coding sequence ATGGATTCCGGCACACATCTTGTAATGGGGCTCGGGCTGGGCGGGCTAGCTACAATTGATCCGGTCGTCTCCAGTGACCCGACCCTATTCGCAGCCGTAATGGCTGGCACAATACTCGGCTCGCAAGCCCCGGATGCAGACAGTCTGCTCCGTCTGAAGGGCAATGCCGCCTACATCAAAAACCATCGCGGTGCCTCGCACTCACTGCCTGCCATCGCGATCTGGACGGCACTGATTACGTTCGGGCTGCAGGCGATCTATCGCGGGTCGCTGCCTTGGCTGCATCTTATGGCATGGGTGCTGTTGGCTGTCGTCGTTCATGTGGTTACCGATCTGTTCAACGCCTACGGAACACAAGCGATGCGGCCTTTCTCGGAGAAATGGATCGCTTGGAATATCATCCATTTGTTTGATCCCGTTATCTTCACCTCCCATGTCATCGCCTTGCTGCTATGGGCCATTGGGCAGAAGCCTCAGATTGTGTTTCCGATCCTGTATGGGGGGCTGATCGTCTACTTTGTATGGCGGACACTCACGCAGCGCAAGCTGATGATGGCTTTGCCGCAGCTCGATCCCTCCTACAAGCAGGGGGAGATGTACCTGCTGGTGCCCACCATCTCGCTGCAGCGCTGGCAATTGATCAAGACGATGACAGATGGCAGCTATGCCATCGGAGAGTGGAATGGCCGCAAGGTCGCTTGGCTGGATGTCGCCCGCTGCTCGGATCATCCTGCCGTTGCTCACTCACGCAGCGATTCCTCCGTACAAGCCTTCCTATACTTGACCTCCTTTGCCTGCGCGGAAGTCAAGGAATTCAGTTGGGGCTATGAAGTGCGTTGGGCAGATGTTCGCTATCGACACCGCAAGCAATACCCTTTTATGGCTACACTCATGATGGACAAGGATTACAAAACACTGGCCTCTTATGTAGGCTGGCTCAGTGATGAACGACTGCAAAAGCGGCTGCGCATGAATACGTATTAA
- a CDS encoding metal ABC transporter solute-binding protein, Zn/Mn family gives MKGLKTAPLRRARWTFIYLVILMAVAAACSSGEKKEVATDGRLKVTSTIGMIHDVVANIGGERIEAQGLMGPGTDPHLYKASQGDIRKLDEADIIFYNGLHLEGKMGEVLEKLEKQKTVVAVTSTIPKERLMLVDDAGEGTYDPHVWFDVRHWISAAEVIAATLAEQDFAHAEEYKQRAADYIAQLEELDRYAREQIAFIPAERRILVTAHDAFGYFGLAYGIEVTGLQGISTASEYGSRDVSDLRDYLVKHKIKAVFIESSVPKRSIEAVIEGAKKLGHQVDIGGELFSDAMGQEGTAEGTYIGMFRHNIDTLVQALK, from the coding sequence ATGAAAGGGTTGAAGACGGCGCCGCTGCGCCGTGCACGATGGACATTCATCTATCTCGTAATTTTGATGGCGGTGGCTGCTGCGTGCAGTTCAGGGGAGAAAAAGGAGGTAGCAACGGATGGTCGGTTGAAGGTTACGTCTACGATCGGGATGATTCATGATGTGGTTGCTAATATTGGTGGAGAGCGGATAGAGGCCCAAGGGCTGATGGGTCCAGGAACAGATCCGCATCTGTACAAGGCATCGCAGGGAGATATACGCAAGCTGGACGAGGCGGACATTATTTTTTACAATGGGCTTCATCTGGAAGGCAAGATGGGCGAGGTGCTGGAGAAGCTGGAGAAGCAAAAGACAGTGGTCGCTGTAACTTCGACAATCCCGAAGGAGCGACTAATGCTGGTGGATGACGCCGGGGAAGGAACCTATGATCCTCATGTGTGGTTTGATGTACGGCACTGGATTTCCGCAGCGGAGGTCATAGCAGCTACTCTGGCAGAACAGGACTTTGCGCATGCGGAGGAATACAAGCAACGGGCGGCGGATTATATTGCGCAATTGGAGGAGTTGGACCGCTATGCCAGAGAGCAGATCGCCTTCATTCCCGCGGAGCGTCGGATTCTAGTCACTGCACATGATGCTTTCGGCTATTTCGGCCTAGCGTATGGTATTGAAGTGACTGGCCTGCAGGGCATCAGCACGGCATCCGAATATGGCTCCAGGGATGTGAGCGATCTGCGCGACTATCTGGTGAAGCACAAGATTAAGGCGGTCTTCATCGAGTCCAGTGTGCCAAAGCGGTCGATCGAAGCGGTGATCGAAGGGGCGAAGAAGCTCGGGCATCAGGTTGATATTGGCGGTGAGCTGTTCTCGGATGCGATGGGACAGGAGGGAACGGCTGAGGGGACGTATATCGGCATGTTCCGCCATAATATCGATACGCTCGTACAGGCGTTGAAGTAG
- a CDS encoding alpha/beta-type small acid-soluble spore protein has product MAGQSRSSNTLVVPQATQALNQMKFEAAQELGIQIPADGYYGNIATRDAGSLGGYITRKLVQIAEQQLAGQSR; this is encoded by the coding sequence ATGGCAGGACAATCCCGTAGCAGCAACACCTTGGTAGTACCTCAAGCAACGCAAGCACTGAATCAAATGAAATTTGAGGCGGCTCAAGAGCTGGGCATTCAAATTCCAGCAGACGGATATTATGGTAATATTGCTACACGTGATGCAGGCTCTCTTGGTGGCTACATCACCAGAAAGCTTGTCCAAATCGCTGAGCAGCAACTGGCGGGTCAATCCCGTTAA
- a CDS encoding AEC family transporter, with amino-acid sequence MDIFAHILLRNILPLTVMIAIGIVLQRSFSLDIKTLSKLNFYLFSPAIIFKLLYTTDISFLVIGYVLLFFCIFMVLQYAAAEVVIRLRGIQGGKRAALRNGVLFYNSANYGIPLNQLAFAGNPQTLAIQVIIMMMQSLIPNTYGIYSVNSHRSDLRAIRKTILSMPVIYVIPLAFALRGLEVSLPVFIETPVDYLANAFLGTAIITLGVQLGSMSWRLSRSLLVDIGLVCLLRLGAGPALAALVIWALAAMGMQLPPLMSAALIVSSAVPTSLSSALLAVEFDNEPEFSSQVVFASTMLSIFSVTLVIWLLQI; translated from the coding sequence ATGGATATTTTTGCACACATTCTCCTTCGCAACATTTTGCCGCTTACAGTGATGATCGCCATCGGGATCGTGCTGCAGCGGTCTTTTTCTTTGGATATTAAGACGCTGTCCAAGCTGAATTTTTATCTGTTCTCCCCAGCGATTATCTTCAAGCTGCTCTATACGACAGATATATCCTTCTTAGTCATCGGTTACGTGCTCTTGTTCTTCTGTATATTCATGGTACTGCAATATGCGGCAGCGGAGGTGGTGATTCGGCTGCGCGGAATCCAGGGAGGCAAGCGCGCCGCGCTGCGCAACGGCGTTCTATTCTATAACAGCGCCAATTACGGCATCCCGCTCAATCAGCTAGCCTTTGCGGGCAATCCGCAGACGCTCGCTATTCAAGTCATTATTATGATGATGCAATCGCTCATCCCCAACACCTATGGCATCTACAGCGTCAATTCTCATCGCAGCGATCTCCGTGCCATCCGCAAGACGATTCTGTCGATGCCGGTCATCTATGTCATTCCACTGGCCTTCGCCTTGCGCGGGCTGGAGGTCAGCTTGCCGGTATTCATCGAGACGCCGGTGGACTACCTGGCGAATGCGTTCCTGGGCACGGCGATTATCACGCTCGGCGTTCAGCTTGGCAGCATGTCCTGGCGGCTCAGCCGATCGCTCCTCGTCGATATTGGGCTGGTCTGCCTGCTTCGCCTCGGTGCGGGACCGGCGCTGGCGGCGCTCGTCATCTGGGCACTAGCTGCTATGGGCATGCAGTTGCCGCCGCTGATGAGCGCCGCGCTGATCGTATCCTCGGCGGTGCCGACCTCGCTGAGCAGCGCGTTGCTGGCAGTCGAGTTCGACAACGAGCCGGAATTTTCCTCCCAGGTCGTATTTGCCTCCACCATGCTGAGCATCTTCTCCGTTACGCTCGTCATCTGGCTGCTTCAGATCTGA
- the cyoE gene encoding heme o synthase, with amino-acid sequence MLKDLIELTKPRILRLNLIAGFGGFWVASKWNIDWLLLVYMLIGTGLTMASSCVINNYWDRELDQKMERTRDRATATGRIKPIVVLWYGIGLGISGVVVLFTLVNPLTGWLGLLGMFVYIVIYTMWLKRSSTWSTSIGGISGAMPPVIGYCAVTNTVDAGAWILFMLLFLWQPPHFWSLSIRRVEEYRSAGFPLLPVVKGVNRTKLQMIPYVLLLIPSGLALYYYGHVGYVYLAISLVAGVIWLVHTLRGLAATDTDKWARTNFIISINYLMLTFLVMVLNTVWL; translated from the coding sequence GTGCTAAAGGATTTGATAGAGCTGACGAAGCCGCGCATATTGAGATTGAATCTGATTGCGGGCTTTGGCGGTTTCTGGGTGGCATCCAAGTGGAATATTGACTGGCTGCTGCTTGTGTACATGCTGATCGGGACTGGGCTCACCATGGCCTCCTCCTGCGTCATTAATAATTATTGGGATCGGGAATTGGATCAGAAGATGGAGAGAACTCGCGATCGGGCGACGGCTACTGGCCGCATCAAGCCGATCGTTGTGCTCTGGTACGGAATTGGACTAGGTATTAGTGGGGTAGTGGTGCTGTTTACCCTTGTTAACCCCCTCACGGGCTGGCTGGGGCTGCTTGGCATGTTTGTATATATTGTCATCTATACGATGTGGCTGAAGCGTTCTTCGACCTGGAGCACCTCAATAGGAGGCATCTCGGGAGCGATGCCGCCGGTTATCGGTTATTGCGCGGTGACGAATACTGTCGATGCCGGGGCGTGGATATTGTTCATGCTGCTGTTCTTGTGGCAGCCGCCGCATTTCTGGTCGTTATCTATTCGGCGGGTAGAGGAGTATCGATCGGCTGGCTTTCCGCTGCTGCCTGTGGTGAAGGGAGTCAACCGGACGAAGCTGCAGATGATTCCGTATGTGCTGCTGCTTATTCCATCCGGGCTGGCGCTCTATTATTATGGGCATGTCGGCTATGTTTATCTGGCGATTTCGCTCGTTGCGGGCGTCATTTGGCTCGTGCATACCTTGCGCGGCCTGGCAGCTACGGATACGGACAAGTGGGCGCGGACAAATTTTATTATTTCTATTAATTACTTGATGCTGACATTTCTGGTCATGGTGCTGAACACGGTATGGCTGTAA
- a CDS encoding MFS transporter — translation MKTAIWLYLFLFVAFFDLHAQYPILTPFALSLGAAPSFIGLMMGLYSITHLPGNLIAGYSVDRYGSRLFIVCSLLLAGVVLLLQAQVSNPWQLLVLRSISGFVLAFLSPACMAMLAKMARNQLEQGKLMAGNGVVHNLASVVSPAAGAFLVAQIGFTHAFYLLGWILIVVSLCAMLFLHNDKDAPDNSAAVVPDSSAAAAGVETTVPWLIYTLPVAMACAQGILSFELPLMAFTSDALMTTGLLFSLVSFGSLITLSMFFLNRYSPYYRSLLGAICLALTYFLMAAHSELPLAIMLLLLGMCKGVIFPALSSLLIELSGGKRYGRTFSILSIAFSIGAFLGPLLAGQLRDSISPYFIAFIALMLSVMILPFHRTGSASARTHFT, via the coding sequence TTGAAAACTGCAATCTGGCTCTACTTGTTTTTATTTGTCGCTTTCTTTGATCTGCATGCCCAATATCCGATCTTGACGCCGTTCGCGCTGTCGCTTGGAGCAGCCCCGTCCTTTATCGGACTGATGATGGGACTGTATTCCATTACGCATCTACCAGGCAATCTGATTGCAGGATATAGTGTAGATCGCTATGGAAGCCGATTGTTCATCGTCTGCAGTCTGCTGCTGGCCGGCGTTGTCCTGCTGCTGCAGGCGCAAGTGTCCAATCCATGGCAATTGCTGGTGCTGCGTTCGATCAGCGGCTTCGTGCTCGCCTTCCTGTCTCCTGCTTGTATGGCGATGCTCGCCAAGATGGCACGCAATCAACTGGAGCAAGGCAAGCTGATGGCAGGCAACGGCGTTGTCCATAATCTGGCTTCCGTCGTCTCGCCAGCAGCCGGCGCCTTCCTGGTGGCACAGATCGGCTTCACCCATGCCTTCTATCTCCTTGGCTGGATTCTGATTGTCGTCTCTTTGTGCGCGATGCTGTTTCTCCATAATGATAAGGATGCCCCGGACAACTCCGCGGCGGTGGTGCCTGATAGCTCCGCCGCGGCGGCTGGCGTCGAGACCACCGTTCCCTGGCTCATCTATACGCTTCCGGTAGCCATGGCATGCGCGCAAGGCATCCTGTCGTTCGAGCTGCCGCTGATGGCCTTCACATCCGATGCGCTGATGACGACAGGTCTGCTGTTCTCGCTCGTCAGCTTCGGCTCGCTGATTACACTGAGCATGTTTTTTCTCAATCGCTACTCGCCCTACTACCGCTCCCTACTAGGCGCCATCTGCCTGGCGCTGACTTACTTCCTCATGGCCGCGCACAGCGAGCTGCCGCTCGCGATCATGCTGCTGCTCCTTGGTATGTGCAAGGGCGTCATCTTCCCGGCGCTATCCTCGCTGCTTATCGAGCTGAGCGGCGGCAAGCGCTACGGACGAACCTTCTCGATTCTGTCCATCGCCTTTTCGATTGGCGCGTTCCTTGGCCCTTTGCTGGCCGGGCAACTGCGCGATTCCATCTCGCCTTACTTCATCGCCTTTATCGCGCTCATGCTGTCCGTTATGATCCTGCCGTTCCATCGCACCGGCTCCGCCTCCGCACGTACCCATTTTACATGA
- a CDS encoding sporulation protein YjcZ yields the protein MSYVDPCGPGVGGAFWTSTGTILVLFILLVIITRTVFI from the coding sequence ATGTCCTATGTAGATCCTTGTGGCCCTGGTGTAGGCGGAGCGTTCTGGACGTCCACTGGCACAATTCTCGTTCTGTTCATCCTGCTGGTCATTATCACACGCACTGTATTCATCTAA